In Zea mays cultivar B73 chromosome 7, Zm-B73-REFERENCE-NAM-5.0, whole genome shotgun sequence, the following proteins share a genomic window:
- the LOC100273640 gene encoding uncharacterized protein LOC100273640, whose translation MEGWASAAAYTAAALASAAAATVVALRLVHRHLLHYAEPTHQRFIVRIILMVPVYAVMSFLSLVLPHQAIYFNSIREIYDAWVIYNFFSLCLAWVGGPGNVVVSLNGQSLKPSWLLMTCCLPAIPLDGRFIRRCKQGCLQFVILKPILVVITFILYAKGKYEDGNFSVNQSYLYITIIYTISYSMALFALALFYAACRDLLQPYNPVPKFIIIKSVVFLTYWQGVLVFLAAKSGFIKNAEKAAYLQNFVLCVEMLIAAIGHRFSFSYKEYAGSNARPFGGFRGSLLHAMKFNDFYHDTVHQFAPTYHEYVLYSNEGEDEPTKYSPSTMVPTGEHIVELAEVTVVNSKAPGMSRFLMYEPDQAETMPSQVMEANRTASAEPYDLSSFLNVELSDHPDEVPAIPDAREQ comes from the exons ATGGAGGGGTGGGCGTCCGCGGCGGCGTACACGGCCGCCGCGCTGGCctccgcggcggcggcgacggtggTGGCTCTGCGGCTCGTGCACCGGCATCTCCTTCACTACGCCGAGCCCACGCACCAGCGTTTCATCGTCCGCATCATCCTCATGGTCCCG GTATATGCAGTGATGTCATTTCTTTCCCTTGTCTTACCGCATCAAGCAATCTACTTCAATTCTATTCGAGAAAT CTATGATGCTTGGGTCATCTACAATTTCTTTTCACTTTGCTTGGCATGGGTTGGAGGTCCTGGTAATGTGGTGGTAAGTTTGAATGGACAATCTCTGAAACCCTCATGGTTACTGATGACTTGCTGTTTACCAGCTATTCCCCTAGATGG ACGTTTTATACGGAGATGTAAACAAGGCTGTCTGCAGTTTGTGATCCTAAAACCAATCTTGGTCGTTATCACTTTCATACTTTACGCAAAAGGAAAATATGAAGATGGAAACTTCAGTGTCAACCAGTCCTATCTATACATAACTATCATCTATACAATTTCATACTCTATGGCATTGTTTGCTCTTGCACTGTTCTATGCGGCATGCAGAGATCTACTTCAGCCATATAACCCTGTCCCGAAGTTCATCATAATCAAATCAGTGGTGTTCCTAACATATTGGCAG GGTGTGCTGGTTTTCCTTGCTGCAAAATCTGGTTTCATAAAAAATGCTGAGAAAGCTGCCTATCTCCAGAACTTCGTGCTATGTGTTGAGATGCTCATAGCAGCCATTGGGCACCGATTTTCCTTCTCCTACAAGGAATACGCTGGCTCCAATGCCCGCCCTTTCGGTGGCTTTAGGGGAAGCCTTCTTCACGCGATGAAATTCAATGACTTCTATCATGACACTGTACACCAG TTTGCACCTACATATCATGAGTATGTGCTGTACAGTAACGAGGGGGAGGATGAACCAACAAAATACAGCCCCAGCACTATGGTGCCAACCGGAGAGCACATAGTGGAGCTGGCGGAAGTCACCGTTGTGAACTCGAAGGCTCCAGGGATGTCAAGGTTTTTGATGTATGAGCCTGATCAGGCAGAAACAATGCCCTCCCAAGTCATGGAAGCGAACAGAACTGCTTCCGCGGAACCATACGACCTCTCAAGCTTCCTCAACGTAGAGCTATCTGATCATCCTGATGAGGTCCCTGCGATTCCTGATGCAAGAGAACAATGA
- the LOC100192712 gene encoding uncharacterized protein LOC100192712, which translates to MARCSVAKPLCATTATPRLTRRCRQLSANATTPAMATSKARLPALNKPAKPPPPLLSRPKLPVPTNTATDTTSGKDCTKKPPPEATDSHPPSSGAGDVLRLMDALGIPPDEDIYISLLRECADAAEVASVHAHITARRASDGLPSPVANRLLLSYAACGDIEAARRVFDGMPTTNGMAWATMVSAYSDGCLHHEAMRLFAHMCHGTPVLDGDCYSHAIVAVLRSCTRAGELRLGEQVHALVVKKGRIHGDIGSSLVQLYCDGGGFHRSARRVLATTMQHHCQEPVPEAAWTSLITSCHRESLLSEAVDVFRDMASSGVPRSSFSLSSILAVFAESQDPGCCCGQQVHADAIKRGVDTNQFVGSGLIHMYAKQGQLADATRAFETIGGKPDAACWSALAMAYARGGRYREATRIMYQMKAAGMNPSKEMADAVRLACFR; encoded by the coding sequence ATGGCGCGCTGCTCCGTCGCGAAACCGCTCTGCGCCACCACCGCGACTCCCCGCCTTACCCGTCGCTGCCGGCAGCTCTCCGCGAACGCCACCACCCCGGCCATGGCCACCAGTAAAGCACGGTTGCCGGCCCTAAACAAACCGGCCAAACCGCCGCCGCCTCTCCTCTCGCGTCCGAAGCTCCCCGTCCCCACCAACACCGCGACTGACACCACTAGCGGCAAGGATTGCACCAAGAAACCACCGCCGGAAGCTACGGACTCACATCCGCCCTCGTCCGGCGCCGGCGACGTGCTCCGCCTGATGGACGCGCTGGGCATCCCGCCCGACGAGGACATCTACATATCCCTTCTCAGGGAGTGCGCCGACGCAGCAGAGGTGGCCTCCGTGCACGCGCACATAACCGCCCGTCGCGCCTCCGATGGACTCCCGTCGCCGGTCGCCAACCGTCTCCTGCTTTCTTACGCCGCGTGTGGGGACATCGAAGCTGCCCGCCGGGTATTCGACGGAATGCCCACCACTAACGGCATGGCGTGGGCGACCATGGTGTCCGCCTACTCGGATGGCTGCCTCCACCATGAAGCGATGCGTCTGTTCGCCCACATGTGCCATGGAACGCCGGTCCTGGACGGCGATTGCTACTCCCATGCCATCGTGGCCGTGCTGCGGTCATGTACCCGTGCAGGCGAGCTACGTCTCGGTGAGCAGGTACACGCTCTCGTCGTCAAGAAAGGCAGGATCCACGGTGACATTGGCAGCTCGCTAGTGCAGCTGTACTGCGATGGAGGCGGTTTTCACAGAAGCGCGCGGCGAGTTCTCGCGACGACGATGCAGCACCACTGTCAGGAACCAGTCCCTGAGGCGGCCTGGACGAGCCTGATCACATCCTGCCACCGTGAAAGCCTACTGAGCGAGGCTGTGGATGTCTTCAGGGACATGGCGTCCTCGGGCGTTCCAAGGAGCAGCTTCTCCCTGTCGAGCATCCTCGCGGTGTTCGCAGAGTCACAGGACCCAGGGTGCTGCTGCGGGCAGCAGGTGCACGCCGACGCCATCAAGCGCGGCGTGGACACGAACCAGTTCGTTGGCTCCGGGCTCATACACATGTACGCGAAGCAAGGGCAGCTGGCGGACGCCACCAGGGCGTTTGAGACGATCGGTGGCAAGCCTGACGCCGCGTGCTGGAGTGCCCTGGCCATGGCCTATGCTCGCGGCGGACGGTACAGAGAGGCCACCAGAATCATGTATCAGATGAAAGCTGCCGGGATGAATCCTTCTAAGGAGATGGCCGATGCGGTTAGGTTGGCTTGTTTCAGATGA